One genomic window of Indioceanicola profundi includes the following:
- a CDS encoding SirB1 family protein, translated as MNTRQKALELLRTTGSLPDDQIDLAEAALALAVLDAPAAEPGPYRQHLADLAAAVADQMAASPTVPGSQLEARVAALRAVVVDRYHYRGDSLTYEDMANANLMRVIDRRKGLPVALGILYMHAARAQGWDIRGLNFPGHFLIRMDHEGERMILDPFNGLDAKEPQELRELLKQTAGLTAELTPEHYAPVTNREVLLRLQNNLKLRHLREDRADKAAEVVDVMLLFYPDQPALWRESGLLNAHLGNLTSAIAAFETFMDLGAKAGASSQLLHQTATLVQQLRTRLN; from the coding sequence GTGAACACCCGCCAGAAGGCCCTGGAGCTGCTGCGCACCACCGGGTCCCTTCCCGACGATCAGATCGACTTGGCCGAAGCCGCGCTGGCGCTTGCGGTGCTGGACGCCCCCGCTGCCGAGCCCGGCCCCTACCGCCAGCATCTGGCCGATCTGGCTGCCGCCGTGGCCGACCAGATGGCCGCCAGCCCGACCGTTCCGGGCTCTCAGCTCGAAGCGCGGGTTGCTGCGCTGCGCGCCGTGGTCGTGGACCGCTACCATTATCGCGGCGACAGCCTGACCTATGAGGACATGGCCAACGCCAACCTGATGCGGGTGATCGACCGGCGCAAGGGACTGCCCGTCGCGTTGGGCATCCTGTACATGCACGCCGCCCGCGCCCAGGGCTGGGACATACGCGGCCTGAACTTCCCCGGCCATTTCCTGATCCGCATGGACCATGAGGGGGAGCGGATGATCCTGGACCCCTTCAACGGGCTGGACGCCAAGGAACCGCAGGAGCTGCGGGAGCTGCTGAAGCAGACCGCCGGCCTGACGGCGGAGTTGACGCCGGAGCATTACGCGCCGGTCACCAACCGCGAGGTGCTGCTGCGCCTGCAGAACAACCTCAAGCTCCGCCACCTGCGCGAGGACCGGGCCGACAAGGCGGCGGAGGTGGTGGACGTCATGCTGCTCTTCTACCCGGACCAGCCGGCGCTGTGGCGGGAATCCGGCCTGCTGAACGCCCATCTCGGCAACCTGACCAGCGCCATCGCCGCCTTCGAGACCTTCATGGATCTGGGCGCCAAGGCCGGGGCCTCCAGCCAGCTCCTGCACCAGACGGCGACACTGGTGCAGCAGTTGCGGACCCGGCTGAACTAG
- a CDS encoding endonuclease V, with the protein MSRSHADPRPSPDWLAPPDLKAAGTVQRLLAEKVRAEPLAGPVRTVAGVDVSQFPRDPRGLIFAAVVLLDAETMRIREVATALRRAPMPYVPGYLGFREVPALLAAFADLSTPPDLVMVDGHGVSHPRGLGIAAHLGVLLDRPCFGVAKSILVGKPVAELGEARGSTVPLRWKNRDIGTVLRTKNRVNPVFISIGQRVTEGEAVEWALRLSPRYRLPEPTRQAHEAANAFRRRWLEEGGAEPE; encoded by the coding sequence TTGTCCCGTTCCCATGCAGATCCCCGACCATCCCCCGACTGGCTCGCCCCGCCCGACCTCAAAGCCGCCGGCACCGTGCAGCGCCTGCTGGCGGAGAAGGTGCGGGCGGAGCCGCTGGCCGGGCCGGTGCGCACCGTGGCCGGGGTGGATGTCAGCCAGTTCCCGCGCGATCCCCGCGGCCTGATCTTCGCCGCCGTCGTGCTGCTGGATGCGGAGACCATGAGGATACGGGAGGTGGCGACCGCCCTGCGCCGCGCCCCCATGCCCTATGTGCCGGGCTATCTCGGCTTCCGCGAGGTGCCGGCCCTGCTGGCCGCCTTCGCCGACCTCTCCACCCCGCCCGACCTGGTGATGGTGGACGGGCACGGGGTCAGCCATCCCCGCGGGCTGGGCATCGCCGCACATCTGGGCGTGCTGCTGGACCGTCCCTGCTTCGGCGTCGCCAAGAGCATCCTGGTCGGCAAGCCCGTGGCCGAGCTGGGGGAGGCGCGCGGCAGCACGGTGCCGTTGCGCTGGAAGAACCGGGACATCGGCACCGTGCTGCGCACCAAGAACCGGGTGAACCCCGTCTTCATCTCCATCGGCCAGCGCGTGACGGAGGGGGAGGCGGTGGAATGGGCCCTGCGCCTGTCCCCCCGCTACCGCCTGCCCGAACCCACCCGGCAGGCGCATGAGGCCGCCAACGCCTTCCGCCGCCGCTGGCTGGAGGAGGGCGGCGCGGAACCGGAGTGA
- a CDS encoding nucleotidyl transferase family protein, whose translation MSQVTSSSSRSAAPVLIRVSAQPRLSLLPTLRAAIARARREGGQVAVAAMPGAPEGAKHHVETALLALGLPADRLHAGDLPSVSRTSAAPPAEAALLDGLALFPTADEVQGWVAKLPADGRQAGEPKDPDSSPIFHAYALLADPMRLETMRLRYHGGISWEDARMALVQIILRATAEPARRQADLAAAASPLKTAV comes from the coding sequence ATGTCGCAGGTTACTTCCTCTTCCTCCCGCAGCGCCGCTCCGGTGCTGATCCGCGTTTCAGCCCAGCCGCGTCTGTCGCTGCTGCCGACGCTCCGCGCCGCCATCGCCCGCGCCCGGCGCGAGGGCGGGCAGGTGGCCGTGGCCGCCATGCCCGGCGCGCCCGAGGGAGCGAAGCATCATGTGGAGACGGCGCTGCTGGCGCTGGGCCTTCCCGCCGACCGGCTGCATGCCGGCGATCTTCCGTCCGTGAGCCGCACCTCCGCCGCCCCGCCCGCCGAGGCGGCGCTGCTGGACGGGCTGGCGCTGTTCCCCACGGCCGACGAGGTGCAGGGCTGGGTGGCGAAGCTGCCCGCCGATGGCCGTCAGGCCGGTGAGCCGAAGGACCCGGACTCCTCCCCCATCTTCCACGCCTACGCCCTGTTGGCCGACCCGATGCGGCTGGAGACCATGCGGCTGCGCTATCACGGCGGCATCAGCTGGGAGGATGCGCGCATGGCCCTGGTGCAGATCATCCTGCGCGCCACTGCCGAGCCTGCCCGTCGTCAGGCCGATCTGGCTGCCGCGGCTTCCCCCCTGAAGACGGCGGTCTGA
- a CDS encoding 4a-hydroxytetrahydrobiopterin dehydratase, protein MATKLDEATRAQALSELSGWTVTEGRDAISRTFTFKDFNAAFGFMSRVALLAEKMDHHPEWFNVYNRVEVTLSTHDANGLTELDVRMARFMDSIAG, encoded by the coding sequence ATGGCCACGAAACTCGACGAGGCGACGCGCGCCCAGGCCCTGTCCGAGCTGTCCGGCTGGACGGTGACAGAGGGACGGGACGCCATTTCCAGAACCTTCACCTTCAAGGACTTCAACGCCGCCTTCGGCTTCATGAGCCGCGTGGCCCTGCTGGCGGAGAAGATGGACCACCATCCGGAGTGGTTCAATGTCTACAACCGCGTCGAAGTCACCTTGAGCACCCATGACGCCAACGGACTGACCGAGCTGGACGTGCGCATGGCCCGGTTCATGGACAGCATCGCCGGCTGA
- a CDS encoding metallopeptidase family protein: MTSLRRFTTAPTIEEFEAIAARAFDTIPEELRRHVGNVVIQVEEFPDEETEQEMKLESPFDILGLYRGIGLPFQSMTQPHPEPEMIYLYRRPILDYWCETGEELTDVIRHVLIHEIGHHFGFSDDDMEALEQQAEED; this comes from the coding sequence ATGACATCCCTGCGCCGCTTCACCACCGCCCCCACGATCGAGGAGTTCGAGGCCATTGCCGCCCGCGCCTTCGACACCATCCCGGAGGAGCTGCGCCGTCATGTCGGCAATGTGGTCATCCAGGTGGAGGAATTTCCCGACGAAGAGACCGAGCAGGAGATGAAGCTGGAGAGCCCGTTCGACATACTGGGCCTCTATCGCGGGATCGGGCTGCCCTTCCAGAGCATGACCCAGCCCCATCCGGAACCGGAGATGATCTATCTCTACCGCCGGCCCATCCTGGATTACTGGTGCGAGACCGGGGAAGAGCTGACCGACGTGATCCGCCATGTGCTGATCCATGAGATCGGCCACCATTTCGGTTTCAGCGACGACGACATGGAGGCGCTGGAGCAGCAGGCGGAGGAGGATTGA
- a CDS encoding oxygenase MpaB family protein produces the protein MPHAPSSELPGAGHPPSAPLGAPVTAETLEACLTEAVASSPGGARDGRAGLFGPGSALWQVDREALVFLGAARALLLQLAHPWVAEGVAEHSVALQDPLGRFHRTFGHVYAMVFGTTDQALTAARRLHRRHGAVTGTLAEGGGGFAPGSAYQANRTDALAWVHATLADTALRVHDMVLPPLDPAVRERYWQENRRFGLLFGIPADSLPDDWAGFQDSCRNLWGGPELTVTRAARHVAWTLFSGGSPWMRLPGWYLDLTAMTMPPALRDGFGLAWGPRQERRAKRVLFLIRRSYPLLPTALRHVGPYREAAGRLAGRERPAPYTRLLNRAWIGRPAI, from the coding sequence ATGCCGCACGCGCCATCTTCCGAGCTTCCAGGGGCAGGCCACCCGCCGTCCGCCCCCCTCGGCGCGCCGGTCACCGCGGAGACGCTGGAGGCCTGCCTGACGGAGGCCGTGGCCTCCTCCCCAGGCGGGGCGAGGGATGGGCGCGCCGGCCTGTTCGGCCCCGGCAGCGCCCTCTGGCAGGTGGACCGGGAGGCGCTGGTGTTCCTGGGCGCGGCCCGCGCCCTGCTGCTCCAGCTCGCCCATCCCTGGGTGGCGGAGGGCGTGGCTGAGCATTCGGTGGCGCTGCAGGACCCGCTGGGCCGCTTCCACCGCACCTTCGGCCATGTCTATGCGATGGTGTTCGGCACGACGGACCAAGCGCTGACCGCCGCCCGCCGGCTGCACCGCCGACACGGAGCCGTGACCGGCACGCTGGCGGAGGGAGGGGGCGGCTTCGCCCCCGGCAGCGCCTATCAGGCGAACCGCACAGATGCCCTGGCCTGGGTGCATGCCACGCTGGCGGATACCGCCCTCAGGGTCCACGACATGGTGCTGCCGCCGCTCGACCCGGCGGTGCGGGAGCGGTACTGGCAGGAGAACCGCCGTTTCGGGCTGCTGTTCGGCATCCCGGCGGATAGCCTGCCCGACGACTGGGCGGGGTTCCAGGATTCCTGCCGCAATCTCTGGGGCGGGCCGGAGCTGACGGTGACCCGGGCCGCCCGCCATGTGGCCTGGACCCTGTTTTCCGGCGGCAGCCCCTGGATGCGGCTGCCGGGTTGGTATCTGGACCTGACCGCCATGACGATGCCGCCCGCACTCCGCGACGGGTTCGGCCTTGCCTGGGGGCCGCGGCAGGAACGGCGGGCGAAGCGGGTCCTGTTCCTCATCCGCCGCTCCTATCCCCTGCTGCCGACGGCATTGCGCCATGTCGGCCCTTACCGGGAGGCGGCGGGCCGGCTGGCAGGGCGGGAGCGGCCCGCCCCCTATACACGCCTTTTGAACCGCGCCTGGATCGGGAGGCCGGCCATTTGA
- the gshB gene encoding glutathione synthase: MSLKIAIQMDPIESINIETDSTFMMALEAQARGHALWHYHPRDMALRGNRLYAKARPLEVRRKKGDHYTLGGADTLDLSTMDVVLMRQDPPFDMAYITATHLLEHIHPKTVVVNDPAAVRNAPEKLFVTHFPELMPPTVITSSKEEVLRARAEWKDIIVKPLFGNGGAGVFHLKPDDENLGALLETFTQLYREPVIVQKYLPEIRKGDKRIILIDGEPAGAVSRIPLEGEARANFHAGGNAGKTSLTAREKDICAAIGPTLRQQGLVFVGIDVIGDWLTEINVTSPTGIQEINRLDGSRLEATLMDAVEERYRATRR, encoded by the coding sequence ATGAGCCTGAAGATCGCCATCCAGATGGACCCCATCGAGTCCATCAACATCGAAACCGACAGCACCTTCATGATGGCGTTGGAGGCGCAGGCCCGCGGGCACGCGCTCTGGCACTACCATCCGCGCGACATGGCGCTGCGGGGCAACCGGCTCTACGCCAAGGCGCGCCCGCTGGAGGTGCGGCGGAAGAAGGGCGACCACTACACGCTGGGCGGGGCGGACACGCTGGACCTGTCCACCATGGACGTGGTGCTGATGCGCCAGGACCCGCCCTTCGACATGGCCTACATCACGGCCACCCACCTGCTGGAGCACATCCATCCGAAGACGGTGGTGGTGAACGACCCGGCCGCGGTGCGCAACGCGCCGGAGAAGCTGTTCGTCACCCACTTCCCCGAGCTGATGCCGCCCACCGTCATCACCTCCAGCAAGGAGGAGGTGCTGCGGGCCCGGGCGGAGTGGAAGGACATCATCGTCAAGCCGCTGTTCGGCAATGGCGGGGCCGGCGTGTTCCACCTGAAGCCGGACGACGAGAACCTCGGCGCGCTGCTGGAGACCTTCACCCAGCTCTACCGCGAGCCGGTGATCGTGCAGAAGTACCTGCCGGAGATCCGCAAGGGCGACAAGCGCATCATCCTGATCGACGGGGAGCCGGCGGGCGCGGTCAGCCGCATCCCGCTGGAGGGGGAGGCGCGGGCCAACTTCCATGCCGGCGGCAATGCCGGCAAGACCAGCCTGACCGCGCGGGAAAAGGACATCTGCGCCGCCATCGGCCCCACCCTGCGCCAGCAGGGGCTGGTCTTCGTCGGCATCGACGTGATCGGCGACTGGCTGACGGAGATCAACGTCACCAGCCCCACCGGCATCCAGGAGATCAACCGCCTGGACGGCTCCCGGCTGGAAGCCACCCTGATGGACGCCGTCGAGGAGCGGTACCGGGCGACGCGGAGGTAA
- a CDS encoding TetR/AcrR family transcriptional regulator, translating to MESKAAGSRVRQTRKSIATRSRVIDAAIACFLELGYYRTNTSEIAKRARITRGAVQYYFPTTGDVLKATAEYIVERIMADWEHRLGDMPPDADPFDFAIDLMCEIAQGPFWTAWRELEAAARTDAELRAILDPVSAALSDRQGRLASSVFSELSSADPDLFDLCRLMNWYFIQALSTTPHAASGPADKQRLVAGLKNLMHRIWNLPRSGTGAAGRSVPALPEANG from the coding sequence ATGGAAAGTAAAGCCGCCGGCAGCCGTGTGCGGCAGACCCGGAAAAGCATCGCGACCCGCAGCAGGGTGATCGATGCCGCCATCGCGTGTTTTCTTGAACTCGGCTATTACCGCACAAATACATCTGAAATTGCAAAACGCGCGCGCATCACCCGCGGCGCCGTCCAGTATTATTTCCCGACCACGGGCGACGTGCTGAAGGCCACGGCCGAGTATATCGTCGAACGCATCATGGCGGACTGGGAGCACCGGCTCGGCGACATGCCGCCGGACGCGGACCCGTTCGACTTCGCCATCGACCTGATGTGCGAGATCGCGCAGGGCCCGTTCTGGACCGCCTGGCGGGAGCTGGAGGCGGCGGCGCGCACCGATGCGGAACTGCGCGCCATCCTGGACCCTGTCTCCGCCGCCCTGTCCGACCGGCAGGGCCGGCTGGCATCCAGCGTGTTCAGCGAGCTGAGCAGCGCCGACCCGGATCTGTTCGATCTGTGCCGGCTAATGAACTGGTACTTCATCCAGGCCCTGTCCACGACGCCGCATGCGGCCAGCGGGCCGGCGGACAAGCAGCGTCTGGTCGCGGGATTGAAGAACCTGATGCACAGGATATGGAACCTTCCGCGCTCCGGAACCGGCGCCGCCGGCCGGTCCGTACCTGCCCTGCCGGAAGCGAATGGCTGA
- the cobB gene encoding Sir2 family NAD+-dependent deacetylase, with protein sequence MPTNIRLPRDARIVILTGAGISRESGLHTFRDADGIWAKVRLEDVATPEAFVRDPAQVQAFYNTRRRDLQDRNVQPNAAHAALARLEREWRGEVLLVTQNIDDLHERGGSRHPLHMHGELLKARCQYCDHVVEERGDLSVESACPHCGLPGGMRPHVVWFGEMPLEMERIYGALAECDLFVSIGTSGNVYPAAGFVAEARAHGAHTVELNLEPSDGARAFAEGHYGPATEVVPAFVDALLQQG encoded by the coding sequence ATGCCCACCAACATCCGCCTGCCCCGCGACGCCCGCATCGTGATCCTGACCGGTGCGGGGATCAGCCGGGAATCCGGGCTGCACACCTTCCGCGACGCCGACGGCATCTGGGCCAAGGTGAGGCTGGAGGATGTGGCGACGCCGGAGGCCTTCGTGCGCGATCCGGCGCAGGTCCAGGCCTTCTACAATACGCGGCGGCGCGACCTGCAGGACCGGAATGTCCAGCCCAACGCCGCCCATGCCGCCCTGGCCCGGCTGGAGCGGGAGTGGCGGGGGGAGGTGCTGCTGGTCACCCAGAACATCGACGACCTGCATGAACGCGGCGGCAGCCGCCACCCGCTCCACATGCATGGGGAGCTGCTGAAGGCCCGGTGCCAGTACTGCGACCATGTGGTGGAGGAGCGCGGGGACCTGTCGGTGGAGAGCGCCTGCCCCCATTGCGGCCTGCCCGGCGGCATGCGCCCCCATGTGGTCTGGTTCGGGGAGATGCCGCTGGAGATGGAGCGGATCTACGGCGCGCTGGCGGAGTGCGACCTGTTCGTGTCCATCGGCACCTCCGGCAATGTCTACCCCGCCGCCGGCTTCGTGGCGGAGGCCAGGGCGCACGGGGCGCATACGGTGGAGCTGAACCTGGAGCCGTCGGACGGGGCGCGGGCCTTCGCCGAGGGGCATTACGGCCCGGCGACGGAGGTGGTGCCCGCCTTCGTGGACGCCCTGCTGCAACAGGGCTGA
- a CDS encoding class I SAM-dependent methyltransferase, with protein sequence MTDAGGYVTEIAYTHGFHAQMAPGPVPLALALRGVEPPDFSRPFTWCELGFGQGVNLALLAACHPQGRFYGNDILPAHVETARSLAAAAGAANLHVTADSFASYLEAPLPPMDVIALHGVWSWVGAENRGLVVEFIRRRLKPGGVVYVSYNALPGWSHHLPLRHLMKAHVDQDAGPLAEQIGRALDFAGRVAAAGGGYFAATPTALDRLGDLKGRPAGYLAHEYFNRHWDPQHFSEAAGELARAGLAFAAPALPSDHLDHRALPPERHALLREVGDPLLRETVRDFLTNQPFRRDLFTKAEEMNASGLPPVRAQRQAPPLPCSTSPSPPWPPPTACPAWPGCRRGSSPWTVISASA encoded by the coding sequence ATGACCGACGCCGGCGGCTATGTCACCGAGATCGCCTATACCCACGGCTTCCACGCCCAGATGGCCCCAGGGCCGGTGCCATTGGCCCTGGCCCTGCGCGGGGTGGAGCCGCCGGATTTCTCCCGCCCCTTCACCTGGTGCGAGCTGGGGTTCGGACAGGGGGTGAACCTTGCCTTGCTGGCCGCCTGCCATCCCCAGGGCCGCTTCTACGGCAACGACATCCTGCCCGCCCATGTGGAGACCGCCCGCAGCCTTGCCGCGGCGGCGGGGGCCGCGAACCTGCACGTCACCGCCGACAGCTTCGCCAGCTATCTGGAGGCCCCGCTGCCGCCCATGGACGTGATCGCCCTGCATGGCGTCTGGAGCTGGGTGGGGGCGGAGAACCGGGGGCTGGTGGTGGAGTTCATCCGCCGAAGGCTGAAGCCCGGCGGGGTGGTCTATGTCAGCTACAACGCCTTGCCGGGCTGGTCCCACCATCTGCCGTTGCGCCATCTGATGAAGGCGCATGTGGACCAGGATGCGGGACCCCTGGCGGAGCAGATCGGGCGGGCGCTGGACTTCGCGGGAAGGGTGGCCGCCGCGGGCGGAGGCTATTTCGCCGCGACACCCACGGCGCTGGACCGGCTAGGCGACCTCAAGGGCCGGCCCGCCGGCTATCTGGCGCATGAGTATTTCAACCGCCACTGGGACCCGCAGCATTTCAGCGAGGCGGCGGGGGAGCTGGCAAGGGCAGGGCTCGCCTTCGCCGCCCCGGCCCTGCCCTCCGACCATCTGGACCACAGGGCGCTGCCGCCCGAACGCCATGCCCTGCTGCGGGAGGTCGGCGATCCCCTTCTGCGGGAGACGGTGCGCGACTTCCTGACCAACCAGCCCTTCCGCCGCGACCTGTTCACCAAGGCGGAGGAGATGAACGCCAGCGGCCTGCCGCCGGTGCGCGCCCAGCGCCAGGCCCCGCCCCTGCCCTGTTCGACATCCCCTTCGCCGCCCTGGCCCCCGCCCACCGCGTGCCCGGCATGGCCCGGCTGCCGCAGGGGGAGTTCGCCCTGGACCGTGATCTCTGCCTCCGCCTGA
- a CDS encoding ion transporter yields the protein MTDTVASSSASRRVQSPLQRLVESAGFQRFIIAVILVNAVTLGLETSESAMAAMGPLLITLDRLALAIFVVELALKLWVYRLGFFRQGWNNFDFAIVAVSLAPLVGVGWGGNLSVLRALRILRVLRLLSVVPQMRAVIQALFGALPGMGAIIAVLALIYYVSAVLATKLFAASFPDWFGTIGRSMYTLFQVMTLESWSMGIVRPVMEIYPYAWVFFIPFIVLVTFAVLNLFIAIIVNSMQALHDADSKAEAEAREDKARAERESMADELRGLRADLAALRAVLEKRG from the coding sequence ATGACCGACACCGTCGCCTCCTCCTCCGCCTCCCGCCGCGTCCAGAGCCCGCTCCAACGCCTGGTCGAATCGGCAGGGTTCCAGCGCTTCATCATCGCCGTCATCCTGGTCAATGCGGTCACGCTGGGGCTGGAGACGTCGGAAAGCGCGATGGCGGCCATGGGGCCGCTGCTGATAACGCTCGACAGGCTGGCCCTCGCCATTTTCGTGGTGGAGCTTGCGCTGAAGCTCTGGGTCTACCGGCTGGGCTTCTTCCGCCAGGGCTGGAACAATTTCGACTTCGCCATCGTGGCGGTGAGTCTGGCGCCGCTGGTCGGGGTAGGCTGGGGCGGGAACCTGTCGGTGCTGCGCGCCCTGCGCATCCTGCGGGTCCTACGGCTACTCTCCGTCGTGCCGCAGATGCGGGCGGTTATCCAGGCGCTGTTCGGGGCGCTGCCGGGCATGGGGGCGATCATCGCCGTGCTGGCGCTGATCTACTATGTCTCCGCCGTGCTGGCGACCAAGCTGTTCGCGGCCAGCTTCCCCGACTGGTTCGGCACCATCGGCCGGTCCATGTACACCCTGTTCCAGGTGATGACCCTGGAAAGCTGGTCCATGGGCATCGTCCGCCCGGTGATGGAGATCTACCCCTATGCCTGGGTGTTCTTCATACCCTTCATCGTGCTGGTGACCTTCGCCGTGCTGAACCTGTTCATCGCCATCATCGTCAACTCCATGCAGGCGCTGCACGATGCCGACAGCAAGGCGGAGGCGGAAGCGCGGGAGGACAAGGCCCGCGCCGAGCGGGAGAGCATGGCCGACGAGCTGCGCGGGTTGAGGGCCGATCTGGCGGCGCTGCGGGCGGTGCTGGAGAAGCGGGGCTGA
- the ligD gene encoding non-homologous end-joining DNA ligase: MPRTARKQTEKEEAGVTIAGIDLSSPDKVLWPGQGVTKQDLAEHWVRVAGLALPHIANRPLTLMRCPRGRQSFCFIQKHARAGLHPAVATMEVRERNGAAQPYPMATDVAGLVALAQIGVLEVHLFGAAAPDLEQPDRLVLDLDPGEDVAWAEVADAARLMRGRMQAAGLEPFLMWTGGKGLHVTAPLAPGADWDRARALSEGLARSLEAEQPDRFTATASKAGRKGRIYVDWLRNGFGATAVAPYSPRAREGAPVALPMAWDDLRDRKPTVGVATLPDHLKSRGSDPWAGWKNAARKLS, translated from the coding sequence ATGCCCAGAACCGCCCGCAAACAGACGGAGAAGGAAGAGGCCGGCGTCACCATCGCCGGCATCGACCTCTCCAGCCCCGACAAGGTGCTCTGGCCCGGCCAGGGCGTGACCAAGCAGGACCTCGCCGAACACTGGGTGCGGGTGGCCGGGCTTGCCCTGCCCCATATCGCGAACCGCCCCTTGACCTTGATGCGCTGCCCGCGCGGGCGGCAGAGCTTCTGCTTCATCCAGAAGCACGCCCGCGCCGGCCTGCACCCCGCCGTCGCGACGATGGAGGTGCGGGAGCGGAACGGGGCCGCCCAGCCCTATCCCATGGCCACGGACGTGGCCGGGCTGGTGGCGCTGGCCCAGATCGGCGTGCTGGAGGTGCATCTGTTCGGCGCCGCCGCCCCCGACCTGGAGCAGCCGGACCGGCTGGTGCTGGACCTCGACCCCGGCGAGGATGTGGCGTGGGCGGAGGTGGCGGACGCCGCCCGGCTGATGCGCGGCCGGATGCAGGCGGCGGGGCTGGAGCCCTTCCTGATGTGGACCGGCGGCAAGGGCCTGCACGTCACCGCCCCCCTCGCCCCCGGCGCCGACTGGGACCGGGCCCGCGCCCTGTCGGAGGGGCTGGCCCGCAGCCTGGAGGCGGAGCAGCCGGACCGCTTCACCGCCACGGCATCGAAGGCCGGGCGCAAGGGCCGCATCTATGTGGACTGGCTGCGCAACGGCTTCGGCGCCACCGCCGTCGCCCCCTACAGCCCCCGCGCCCGCGAAGGCGCCCCCGTCGCCCTGCCCATGGCCTGGGACGATCTGAGGGACAGGAAGCCCACGGTGGGCGTCGCGACCCTGCCGGACCATCTGAAGTCGCGCGGCTCCGACCCCTGGGCCGGCTGGAAGAACGCCGCACGCAAACTGTCGTAG